In the Theobroma cacao cultivar B97-61/B2 chromosome 1, Criollo_cocoa_genome_V2, whole genome shotgun sequence genome, one interval contains:
- the LOC18614463 gene encoding rust resistance kinase Lr10: protein MTPKSVIAFHLIIFLLHLCHGDEGKSCSDAACSEEGPPIRFPFRLKDRQAESCGYPGFELSCSEKNETLIEIPKSGQFFVAKIDYDDQKIYMGDPQGCMARRLINLTLPTSPFTIFGNHSILLNCSSRIEKQDVVHIDCLSSSSHPVYGVSDSTYVSQDLLSCRPIADVTPSYIDDIQSLMGESYSLYNFTKLSWKIPVCGSDCRIRGGKCRFKSYNSLEVECFTEHIPPYESPQHEEKSSGHINKGVSIGISVGILTLTLMVTLIILYLRSRRAKVLENRKKIMKFLEDLRPLNPTRYSFADLRKMTNEFEKKLGQGGYGSVFKGKLENGVLVAVKVLDNSKGNGEDFTNEVSTIGRIYHVNVVRLLGYCADGSDRALVYEFMPNKSLDKFIFPANSNRPKLSWGKLHDIAIGVARGIEYLQEGCDERILHFDIKPQNILLDMDFNPKISDFGLAKLLPRKESVVPITAVRGTMGYIAPEVYFSGNIGNVSYKTDVYSFCMLLFEMVGSKRNTDLTVENTSQVYFPQWVYNRLAGGEDLGIKEEKDGDTDIAKKLSVVAIWCVQWDPSSRPSISNVIQLLEGRTGSLPLRLPPDPFASLSSEESDMNVP, encoded by the exons ATGACTCCAAAGAGTGTTATAGCCtttcatttaattatttttctcttacaTTTGTGCCATGGAGATGAAGGGAAATCATGTTCAGATGCAGCTTGCAGTGAAGAAGGTCCTCCGATCCGTTTTCCCTTTAGGCTCAAGGATCGACAGGCAGAGAGTTGTGGTTACCCAGGGTTTGAATTATCCTGCTCTGAGAAGAATGAAACACTGATTGAAATTCCAAAATCAGGGCAGTTTTTCGTAGCAaaaatagattatgatgaccAGAAAATTTACATGGGTGACCCCCAGGGTTGCATGGCGAGAAGGCTTATAAACTTGACCCTCCCAACAAGTCCTTTCACGATTTTCGGGAATCATTCCATACTGCTCAACTGCTCGTCAAGAATTGAAAAACAAGATGTAGTACACATAGATTGTCTCAGCAGTTCCAGTCATCCTGTTTATGGTGTCTCTGATTCAACTTACGTGAGTCAAGATCTTCTCTCTTGCCGCCCCATTGCAGATGTTACCCCGTCTTATATTGATGATATCCAATCTCTTATGGGGGAATCATATTCGTTATATAATTTTACAAAACTTTCGTGGAAAATCCCGGTGTGCGGTTCTGATTGTCGAATCAGAGGAGGAAAATGTCGATTCAAGAGTTATAACAGTTTGGAAGTCGAATGTTTCACTGAACATATTCCTCCATACGAAAGTCCCCAGCATGAAG AGAAATCATCAGGGCATATCAATAAAG GAGTAAGCATCGGAATTTCTGTCGGAATTCTTACTCTAACGCTCATGGTCACATTAATTATCTTGTACTTGAGATCAAGAAGAGCAAAAGTGCTGGAGAATCgaaagaaaattatgaaatttttggaaGATCTTAGGCCTCTCAATCCGACAAGATACTCATTTGCAGATCTTCGAAAGATGACAAATGAATTCGAGAAGAAGCTAGGCCAAGGAGGCTATGGAAGTGTATTCAAAGGTAAGCTTGAAAATGGAGTGCTGGTAGCTGTGAAAGTACTCGACAACTCCAAAGGCAATGGAGAAGATTTCACTAATGAAGTCAGCACAATTGGGAGGATTTATCATGTCAATGTGGTTCGATTGTTGGGTTATTGTGCGGATGGGTCGGACCGAGCTCTTGTCTACGAGTTCATGCCAAACAAGTCGTTAGATAAATTCATATTCCCAGCGAATTCAAATAGGCCGAAACTTAGTTGGGGAAAGCTTCATGATATTGCCATTGGTGTGGCAAGGGGAATCGAGTACCTTCAAGAGGGATGTGACGAAAGAATCCTGCATTTTGATATCAAGCCACAAAATATCTTGTTAGACATGGACTTCAATCCTAAGATATCAGATTTTGGCTTAGCGAAGCTTCTTCCGAGGAAGGAAAGTGTTGTGCCTATAACTGCTGTTAGAGGAACCATGGGTTACATTGCACCAGAGGTCTATTTCTCTGGGAACATTGGGAATGTGTCATATAAAACAGATGTTTACAGTTTCTGTATGTTGTTATTTGAAATGGTTGGAAGTAAGAGAAACACGGATCTTACAGTGGAAAACACAAGCCAAGTTTACTTTCCTCAGTGGGTTTACAATCGCCTTGCAGGTGGGGAGGATTTGGGAattaaagaggaaaaagatgGAGATACTGACATTGCGAAGAAGTTATCAGTTGTGGCAATCTGGTGCGTACAATGGGATCCGAGCAGTCGTCCTTCGATAAGCAATGTAATACAGTTGTTGGAAGGAAGAACAGGAAGCTTACCCCTGCGCCTGCCACCGGATCCTTTTGCTTCCCTCAGCTCGGAAGAAAGTGACATGAATGTCCCATGA
- the LOC18614464 gene encoding rust resistance kinase Lr10, with the protein MPVLNLLIIALFFLPICNSMKESSCSSYCGNLSIQYPFRLRTDPANCGHFLYELACEHERTVLKIDHGRFYVESISYDNETLQAVDPGLKKNDCSSLPRYSWTQDNMSYVNVYRDSDYSHKWLVQPYSSPDTMVYLNCSTTVNSSEYLDASPCITNSSLPQAHHLYVFLGNLPAASLSYSCDYFMMTPAVIQTIGNLTYADIHKQLTKGYELSWSQFFCLICAFNGGYCLYSSNLGEYKSDKRICRRGPLASVNFSGVGRYLWSKIKGKPPKLSTIQGCVGLVLEIVGYFTVARTTVGILCMSVFLIYKWRKSASIDEYVEEFLRNYENLKLRKFSYSDIKKMTGGFKEQLGQGGFGSVFKGKISDGCLVAGKRLTEAKGDGRDFMNEVATIGIVRHVNVVQLLGFCFEGSKKALIYEYMPNGSLDKYLFSQEDVCALSWSRMYEIAFAIAHGIEYLHRGCPVRILHLDIKPHNILLNEDFTPKISDFGLAKLYPRHDSVVSLTNARGTMGYMAPELLYKNIGGISTKSDVYSFGMLLMEMAGRRKNLDPFVENLSQIYFPSWIYDQLEQKGEVEIKDATAEGKDIGNRMIIIALWCIQLKPADRPSMTKVVEMLEDTSEPLQLPPKPALAPDRKRS; encoded by the exons ATGCCAGTTCTTAACCTCCTAATTATAGCCTTGTTCTTCCTTCCAATTTGCAATTCTATGAAAGAATCATCTTGTTCTTCTTATTGCGGAAATTTATCAATACAATATCCATTTCGATTGAGAACTGATCCTGCAAATTGCGGACATTTCTTGTATGAACTTGCTTGTGAGCATGAGCGTACCGTGCTAAAAATAGATCATGGTAGATTTTATGTCGAATCCATCTCATACGATAACGAGACCCTTCAAGCTGTCGATCCTGGtctaaagaaaaatgactGCTCCTCCCTTCCTCGTTATTCCTGGACACAAGACAACATGAGTTATGTTAATGTCTATAGAGACAGCGACTACAGCCACAAGTGGTTAGTTCAGCCATATTCGTCGCCGGATACCATGGTGTATCTTAATTGTTCAACCACAGTTAATTCTTCGGAATATCTGGACGCATCTCCTTGCATAACTAATTCTTCCCTACCACAAGCTCACCATCTGTATGTTTTTCTTGGAAATCTGCCAGCAGCTTCCCTCTCCTACTCTTGTGACTATTTCATGATGACTCCGGCGGTGATTCAAACAATTGGAAATCTCACATATGCTGATATCCACAAGCAATTGACCAAAGGATATGAGCTTTCATGGagtcaatttttttgtttaatttgtgCATTCAATGGAGGATATTGTCTTTATTCATCTAACCTTGGTGAATACAAGAGCGACAAGAGAATCTGCAGAAGAGGACCATTGGCGAGTGTTAATT TTTCAGGTGTTGGACGGTATTTGTGGAGCAAAATAAAGGGTAAGCCTCCAAAATTGAGCACAATACAGG GCTGCGTAGGACTCGTACTGGAAATTGTTG GGTATTTTACTGTGGCAAGAACTACCGTTGGAATCCTATGCATGTCTGTCTTTCTAATTTATAAATGGCGGAAAAGCGCATCCATTGATGAATATGTTGAAGAGTTCTTGCGAAACTATGAGAACCTCAAACTCAGAAAATTCTCCTACTCTGACATCAAGAAGATGACTGGAGGCTTCAAGGAACAACTGGGTCAAGGCGGCTTTGGCTCTGTGTTTAAGGGAAAGATATCAGATGGTTGTCTAGTTGCAGGAAAGAGGCTGACAGAGGCCAAGGGCGATGGGCGAGATTTCATGAATGAAGTGGCAACAATTGGGATAGTCCGTCATGTAAACGTGGTACAACTTCTTGGGTTCTGCTTTGAAGGATCTAAAAAGGCTCTCATATATGAATACATGCCCAATGGATCTCTCGATAAGTATCTGTTCTCTCAAGAGGATGTTTGCGCTTTAAGTTGGAGCAGAATGTATGAGATTGCTTTCGCCATAGCTCATGGGATTGAATATCTACACCGAGGTTGTCCTGTGAGGATTCTGCACCTTGATATTAAGCCTCATAACATCCTTCTTAACGAAGACTTTACTCCAAAAATTTCTGATTTTGGCCTTGCCAAGTTGTATCCAAGACATGATAGTGTAGTTTCTCTGACAAATGCTAGAGGAACTATGGGATACATGGCTCCAGAATTGctgtataaaaatattggaGGCATCTCCACTAAATCGGACGTTTACAGTTTTGGAATGTTGTTGATGGAAATGGCTGGGAGAAGAAAGAATCTCGATCCGTTCGTGGAGAATTTGAGCCAAATCTACTTCCCATCTTGGATTTATGATCAGCTAGAACAAAAGGGTGAAGTGGAAATCAAGGATGCGACAGCTGAGGGAAAGGATATTGGCAACAGGATGATCATAATTGCTCTCTGGTGCATACAACTGAAGCCTGCAGATCGTCCTTCCATGACCAAAGTGGTGGAGATGCTTGAAGATACTTCAGAGCCATTGCAATTGCCTCCCAAGCCTGCTTTAGCTCCAGACAGGAAACGTAGCTGA
- the LOC18614466 gene encoding non-specific lipid-transfer protein A, with protein sequence MKGGVISVLVVLAMVQIMVKPGVQATVTCQQVDDALEPCVPFLTSRAGHPTAACCDGVGRLQKIAQTPTDKQEACTCAKDAAARLPAVKEDAAASLPAEGQHISLKK encoded by the coding sequence GTGGTGCTAGCCATGGTTCAGATCATGGTGAAGCCTGGAGTCCAGGCCACCGTAACTTGTCAACAAGTTGATGATGCTTTGGAGCCCTGCGTTCCTTTCCTTACCTCAAGGGCCGGGCATCCCACGGCGGCGTGCTGCGACGGTGTGGGGAGGCTCCAGAAAATCGCTCAAACCCCCACTGACAAGCAAGAAGCTTGCACCTGTGCTAAGGACGCTGCTGCTCGTCTCCCCGCCGTGAAGGAAGACGCCGCCGCATCTCTCCCTGCTGAGGGACAACACATCTCTCTCAAAAAGTAA